One window of the Deltaproteobacteria bacterium genome contains the following:
- the cooS gene encoding anaerobic carbon-monoxide dehydrogenase catalytic subunit: MAEDVKVEKKAKLADPVAASIDPATQEMIARAQKLGVETCFDRAENLKPCNIGNQGTCCKNCSMGPCRLPLTKIEGEDNRKGICGASPNTVAARNFCRMIAAGTAAHSDHGRNVAEVFLTAARKESDAYFIKDTTKLLAVAPHFGVATTVEVDGEVKDRDIDEIALEVGEIAVAEWGKDSGELMYLKRAPQPRYELWKKLGVLPRNIDREIVEIMHRTAIGVDQDYKNLMKQGTRCALADGWGGSMMATDLQDILFGTPYPLQSEANLGIMKKDHVNIIIHGHEPVLSEIIVQVSQSQEMLDYAKSKGAKGIQLGGICCTANEILQRHGVPLAGTFLQQELAIVTGACDAMVVDVQCVFQNLANVAKCFHTKVITTHPIAKMEQDNVLHIEFDEHHAISDAKKIVMIACDNFLNRGEDVCIPGHKNPLIAGFSVESIEYHLGGSFRGNYYTLNDNIINGRIRGIGAVVGCNNVRTRHNEAHLTVVKELIKNDVIVLTTGCNGIACGMAGLLTPETAQVFCGPGLAEVCETVGIPPVLHMGSCVDNSRILLAANEVVKAGGLGKDLSEVPACGSAPEWMSEKAIAIGQYVVASGIYTVFGGVFPTSGAPVFQDYLFNGHEKLYGGMWDFEPDPIKHAWKMIAHIDKKRKALGIDKGRERVLMDMAARQKLDAA; this comes from the coding sequence ATGGCAGAAGACGTGAAAGTTGAAAAAAAGGCCAAGTTGGCCGATCCCGTTGCTGCAAGCATCGATCCGGCGACCCAGGAAATGATTGCCCGCGCACAGAAGCTCGGCGTGGAAACCTGCTTTGACAGGGCCGAGAACTTGAAGCCCTGCAACATCGGCAACCAGGGCACCTGCTGCAAGAACTGCTCCATGGGCCCCTGCCGCCTGCCGCTGACCAAGATAGAGGGCGAAGATAATCGCAAGGGCATCTGCGGAGCCTCCCCGAATACGGTTGCGGCCCGTAACTTCTGCCGCATGATAGCGGCGGGCACAGCCGCCCATTCGGATCATGGCCGCAACGTGGCCGAGGTTTTTCTTACCGCAGCCCGCAAGGAATCGGACGCTTATTTCATCAAGGACACCACCAAGCTCCTTGCAGTGGCCCCGCATTTCGGCGTAGCCACAACGGTTGAGGTGGACGGCGAAGTGAAGGACCGCGACATCGACGAAATCGCCCTTGAAGTCGGCGAAATCGCGGTGGCGGAATGGGGCAAGGATTCCGGCGAACTCATGTATCTGAAGCGCGCGCCCCAGCCCCGTTACGAGCTGTGGAAGAAGCTGGGCGTTCTTCCAAGGAACATCGACCGCGAGATCGTGGAGATCATGCACCGGACGGCCATCGGTGTTGACCAGGACTACAAAAACCTGATGAAGCAGGGCACCCGCTGCGCCCTGGCCGACGGTTGGGGCGGTTCCATGATGGCCACCGACCTTCAGGACATCCTTTTCGGCACCCCCTATCCTCTTCAGAGCGAGGCCAACCTCGGCATCATGAAGAAGGATCATGTCAACATCATCATCCACGGCCATGAGCCCGTTCTCTCGGAAATCATCGTCCAGGTGTCCCAGAGCCAGGAGATGCTTGACTACGCCAAGTCCAAGGGCGCCAAGGGCATACAGCTGGGCGGCATCTGCTGCACCGCCAACGAAATCCTCCAGCGCCACGGCGTTCCCCTTGCAGGCACCTTCCTGCAGCAGGAACTGGCCATTGTAACCGGCGCATGTGACGCCATGGTGGTCGACGTGCAGTGCGTGTTCCAGAACCTGGCCAACGTGGCCAAGTGCTTCCACACCAAGGTCATCACCACGCATCCCATCGCCAAGATGGAGCAGGACAACGTTCTGCACATCGAGTTCGACGAGCATCACGCCATTTCCGACGCCAAGAAAATCGTCATGATCGCCTGCGACAATTTCCTGAATCGCGGCGAAGACGTCTGCATCCCTGGCCACAAGAACCCGCTCATCGCGGGCTTTTCCGTGGAATCCATCGAGTATCACCTGGGCGGCAGCTTCCGTGGCAATTACTACACGTTAAACGACAACATCATCAACGGACGCATCCGGGGCATCGGCGCGGTGGTCGGCTGCAACAACGTGCGCACCCGCCACAATGAAGCCCATCTCACGGTGGTCAAGGAACTCATCAAGAACGACGTCATCGTTCTCACCACCGGCTGCAACGGCATAGCCTGCGGAATGGCCGGGCTTCTCACGCCTGAAACCGCCCAGGTCTTCTGCGGCCCCGGACTCGCGGAAGTCTGCGAAACCGTCGGCATCCCGCCGGTTCTCCACATGGGAAGCTGCGTGGACAACAGCCGCATCCTTCTGGCCGCCAACGAAGTCGTCAAGGCCGGCGGCCTGGGCAAAGACCTCTCCGAGGTGCCCGCCTGCGGTTCCGCTCCGGAATGGATGAGTGAAAAAGCCATTGCAATCGGACAGTACGTGGTTGCATCGGGTATCTATACCGTTTTCGGCGGCGTATTCCCCACCAGCGGCGCACCTGTTTTCCAGGATTACCTCTTCAACGGACACGAAAAACTCTACGGCGGCATGTGGGATTTCGAGCCGGATCCCATCAAGCACGCATGGAAGATGATCGCCCACATAGACAAGAAGCGCAAGGCGCTTGGCATTGACAAGGGCCGCGAGCGCGTTCTCATGGATATGGCTGCACGGCAGAAGCTGGATGCGGCATAG
- a CDS encoding acetyl-CoA decarbonylase/synthase complex subunit delta, which translates to MAFQAFKESYSGKIKEVTLGKGAKAVKVGGENCYPFYLFEGGIGNKPVVAMEVWDIDPTDWAEAPAAIFADVKADPAAWAKKCVEYGADLIILQLKSIDPNDKNADAASAVATVKKVAAAIDVPLAVWGCANAAKDEEVLKKICEECQGMDLLIGPVEEKNHKGIGAAALAFKQSVISSSPIDVNLAKQVNILLENLGVPMDKVVIDPTTGGLGYGLEYTYSVMERLTMAALIQGDDKLQLPLINNVGNEVWKCKEAKQTADDAPTLGDPERRGILMEAVAAVTYLLAGSNILIMRHPEAVRMVKSYIGLMIDGGSAAGVAGITKKLGAFTVDLAALSPAPDLTIAAEVVKEAPKAAAPAAAKPAPAAAAAPAAAKPAAAPAAPAAPAAAPAAPAVDAAASAAAAAAAQAATAAAAKAAADAKAKADADAKAAIEAKAKAEADAKAKAEADAKAAEVAKRKSEEDAIRAARAAEADKRAAERSVKKAASAGTTVAAVQRTALDKLIDNLDRVHRR; encoded by the coding sequence ATGGCGTTTCAAGCTTTCAAGGAATCCTACTCAGGAAAAATCAAAGAGGTCACTCTTGGCAAAGGCGCCAAGGCGGTGAAAGTAGGAGGGGAAAACTGTTATCCGTTCTACCTTTTCGAAGGCGGCATCGGTAACAAGCCCGTTGTGGCCATGGAAGTGTGGGACATCGACCCCACCGACTGGGCCGAAGCTCCTGCTGCGATTTTCGCGGACGTAAAGGCCGATCCGGCCGCCTGGGCGAAAAAATGCGTGGAATACGGCGCTGACCTCATCATTCTCCAGTTGAAGAGCATCGATCCCAACGATAAAAACGCCGACGCAGCCTCCGCAGTCGCCACGGTGAAAAAGGTCGCAGCGGCCATCGACGTGCCCCTGGCCGTCTGGGGCTGCGCCAACGCCGCCAAGGACGAGGAAGTTTTGAAGAAGATCTGCGAAGAGTGCCAGGGCATGGACCTTCTCATCGGCCCCGTGGAAGAAAAGAACCACAAGGGCATAGGCGCTGCGGCTCTGGCCTTCAAGCAGAGCGTCATCTCCTCCTCCCCCATCGACGTCAACCTTGCCAAGCAGGTCAACATTCTCCTGGAAAACCTTGGCGTGCCCATGGACAAGGTCGTCATAGACCCCACCACCGGCGGCCTTGGCTACGGCCTGGAATACACCTACTCGGTCATGGAGCGGCTCACCATGGCGGCCCTTATCCAGGGCGACGACAAGCTCCAGCTTCCCCTCATCAACAACGTGGGAAACGAAGTCTGGAAGTGCAAGGAAGCCAAGCAGACCGCAGACGACGCCCCCACCCTGGGCGACCCTGAACGGCGCGGCATTCTGATGGAAGCGGTGGCGGCGGTCACGTATCTTCTGGCTGGCTCCAACATCCTCATCATGCGCCACCCCGAAGCGGTTCGCATGGTGAAATCATACATCGGACTCATGATCGACGGCGGAAGCGCGGCGGGCGTTGCCGGAATCACCAAGAAGCTCGGCGCCTTCACCGTTGACTTGGCCGCCCTGTCTCCGGCCCCCGATCTCACCATCGCAGCCGAAGTTGTCAAGGAAGCCCCCAAGGCCGCAGCGCCTGCGGCAGCCAAACCCGCGCCCGCAGCGGCAGCCGCACCTGCTGCAGCCAAGCCCGCAGCGGCCCCGGCTGCTCCCGCAGCGCCCGCAGCCGCTCCGGCGGCTCCTGCTGTTGATGCCGCAGCCTCAGCAGCAGCCGCAGCAGCAGCACAGGCCGCCACCGCAGCAGCAGCCAAGGCCGCAGCAGACGCCAAGGCGAAAGCGGATGCCGACGCCAAGGCTGCGATAGAAGCCAAGGCAAAGGCTGAGGCCGACGCAAAAGCCAAGGCAGAGGCCGACGCAAAGGCGGCTGAAGTCGCCAAGCGCAAGAGCGAGGAAGACGCCATCCGCGCCGCACGCGCAGCCGAAGCCGACAAGCGCGCAGCCGAGCGCTCCGTCAAGAAGGCGGCATCAGCCGGAACCACGGTTGCCGCTGTCCAGAGAACAGCCCTGGACAAGCTCATTGACAACCTGGATCGGGTGCACAGGCGTTAG
- a CDS encoding DUF4445 domain-containing protein, which produces MSTVKVKFLPHNQEIEVEAGTSVIRAAMEAGVHINASCGGEGVCGKCRILVEEGSIEGGGKEKVRPEDWAKGWRLACQSNVNADVAIRVPVESSLDAAVLNKAKSPRRTAKIKQMDLNQLKEEGLFVPPVEEKYLELSPPSIEDNVCDASRVINHLRHNHGEHRMKVDLSVIRKLPQVLRDSDFKVTVSLARPVRMECGRTHIINVSPGDTTKTHYVIAIDIGTTTVYGQLVDVITGEVLAEHGEFNGQISYGEDVITRIIYAEKEGGLDRINEVVVGTINKIIKRIILRAGIDPDEITTVSLAGNTTMTQLFMKVNPKAIRRAPYVPAATLYPAVKAVELGLDLPPHVTALMYPCVSSYVGGDIVAGVMGSGMYRSDKLTLFIDIGTNAEIVVGNSDWMMCAACSAGPAFEGGGVEHGMRATIGAIEDFSIDPVTWEPMNLTIGNTRPKGICGSGLIIMLAAMFNTGLIDNAGKFNRDLETDRIRVRDEVVEYVVAWQKDTQIDRDIVLTEADIDNLIRAKGAMFAGYTTLLGEVGLTVSDLDRIILAGGFGSYVDLESAMTIGLLPETDPEKFIYLGNGSLLGAKMSVLTNRIRRDVVEVTHKMTSLELSEVASYMDNYVAALFLPNTDVNLFPRVAERISRRARHGS; this is translated from the coding sequence ATGAGCACCGTAAAAGTCAAGTTTCTGCCCCACAACCAGGAAATCGAGGTTGAGGCCGGAACCAGCGTGATCCGGGCCGCCATGGAGGCCGGAGTTCACATAAACGCGTCGTGCGGCGGCGAGGGTGTGTGCGGCAAGTGCCGGATACTTGTCGAAGAAGGCTCCATCGAGGGCGGGGGCAAGGAAAAGGTCCGCCCCGAAGACTGGGCCAAGGGCTGGCGGCTGGCCTGCCAGAGCAACGTGAACGCCGACGTGGCGATCCGGGTGCCGGTGGAATCCTCACTAGACGCGGCGGTTCTCAACAAGGCCAAGAGCCCCCGGCGCACGGCCAAAATCAAGCAGATGGACTTGAACCAGTTGAAGGAGGAGGGTCTTTTCGTTCCGCCGGTGGAGGAAAAATACCTTGAACTTTCCCCCCCGTCCATCGAGGACAACGTGTGCGACGCAAGCCGGGTGATCAACCACCTGCGCCATAACCACGGCGAGCACCGCATGAAGGTGGACCTTTCGGTTATCAGGAAGCTCCCGCAGGTCTTGAGGGACAGCGACTTCAAGGTCACGGTGTCCCTGGCCCGGCCCGTTCGCATGGAATGCGGGCGGACCCACATAATCAACGTCAGCCCCGGCGACACCACCAAAACCCACTACGTGATCGCCATCGACATAGGCACCACCACCGTTTACGGCCAGCTCGTGGACGTCATCACGGGCGAAGTCCTTGCCGAGCACGGGGAGTTCAACGGCCAGATTAGCTACGGCGAGGACGTGATCACCCGCATCATATATGCCGAAAAGGAAGGCGGGCTGGACCGCATAAACGAAGTGGTTGTCGGCACCATCAACAAGATCATAAAGCGCATCATCCTCAGGGCCGGAATCGATCCCGACGAGATCACTACTGTCTCCCTTGCGGGCAACACCACCATGACACAGCTTTTCATGAAGGTGAACCCCAAGGCAATCCGCCGCGCCCCCTATGTTCCTGCGGCCACGCTCTACCCAGCCGTCAAGGCCGTGGAACTGGGCCTCGATCTTCCCCCCCACGTGACGGCCCTCATGTACCCCTGCGTATCGAGCTACGTTGGCGGCGACATCGTGGCCGGGGTCATGGGAAGCGGCATGTACCGCAGCGACAAGCTCACCTTGTTCATAGACATCGGCACCAACGCGGAAATCGTTGTGGGAAACAGCGACTGGATGATGTGCGCGGCATGTTCCGCAGGCCCGGCCTTCGAGGGCGGCGGCGTGGAGCACGGAATGAGGGCCACCATCGGGGCCATCGAGGATTTCTCCATCGATCCGGTCACCTGGGAGCCAATGAACCTCACCATAGGCAACACCCGCCCCAAGGGTATCTGCGGAAGCGGGCTCATCATAATGCTGGCCGCCATGTTCAACACCGGGCTCATCGACAACGCCGGAAAATTCAACCGCGACCTTGAAACCGACCGCATAAGGGTGCGCGACGAAGTGGTGGAATACGTGGTGGCCTGGCAGAAAGACACCCAGATCGACCGGGACATCGTCCTCACCGAAGCGGACATAGATAACCTCATCCGGGCCAAGGGGGCCATGTTCGCGGGCTACACCACCCTTCTGGGCGAGGTGGGCCTCACGGTCTCGGACCTTGACCGGATAATCCTGGCGGGCGGTTTCGGCTCCTATGTGGACCTTGAAAGCGCCATGACCATAGGGCTTCTGCCCGAAACCGACCCGGAAAAGTTCATCTACCTGGGTAACGGTTCGCTCCTTGGGGCCAAGATGAGCGTTTTGACCAACCGCATAAGGCGCGACGTGGTGGAGGTGACCCACAAGATGACGAGCCTGGAGCTTTCCGAGGTCGCTTCCTACATGGACAACTACGTGGCCGCCCTTTTTCTGCCCAACACCGATGTCAACCTTTTTCCCAGGGTAGCGGAGCGAATCTCCCGGAGGGCCAGGCACGGCTCTTAG
- the gatB gene encoding Asp-tRNA(Asn)/Glu-tRNA(Gln) amidotransferase subunit GatB translates to MEFETVIGLEVHAQLKTRSKIFCGCSTAFGAPPNTHTCPVCLGMPGSLPVLNKKAVDFAILTALATNCKVNRESRFARKNYFYPDLPKNYQISMYELPLAEHGWLEIETSKGGKRIGITRIHMEEDAGKLVHDEHSPVSRVDYNRTGTPLMEIVSEPDMRSAEEAGAYLRKLHAILRYLDVCDGNMEEGSFRCDANVSIRPVGQEKFGTRAELKNMNSFKNVEKAIAYEVARQTAVIEDGGSVVQETRLWDANAGKTLPMRGKEEAHDYRYFPDPDLIPLMVFQQWENGMKALLPELPDAKKARFMSQYGLSDYDAGVLTTERDIADYFEAVVNEGNCEPKQAANWVTGGLSALLNEKGLSIAGSPISAASLAAMLKLIESGVISGKIAKTVFEEMATTGKAPDVIVKEKGLVQVSDTSVIEKAVDEVLAESPAEVEGYKGGKVKLMGFFVGAVMKKTRGKANPQLVNELLKKRLEN, encoded by the coding sequence ATGGAGTTTGAAACGGTAATCGGCCTTGAGGTCCACGCCCAGCTTAAGACCCGGTCCAAGATATTCTGCGGCTGCTCCACGGCTTTCGGTGCGCCTCCCAACACCCACACCTGCCCGGTGTGCCTGGGAATGCCCGGCAGCCTTCCCGTCCTCAACAAAAAGGCGGTGGACTTCGCCATCCTCACGGCCCTTGCCACCAACTGCAAGGTGAACCGGGAATCACGCTTCGCCCGCAAAAACTACTTCTACCCCGATCTTCCCAAAAACTACCAGATATCGATGTACGAGCTTCCTTTGGCCGAACACGGCTGGCTTGAGATCGAGACTTCAAAAGGCGGAAAGCGCATCGGCATAACCCGCATCCACATGGAGGAGGACGCAGGAAAGCTCGTGCACGACGAGCACTCCCCGGTAAGCCGGGTGGACTACAACCGCACCGGCACGCCTTTGATGGAGATCGTGAGCGAGCCGGACATGCGCTCCGCCGAAGAGGCCGGGGCCTACCTCAGGAAGCTCCACGCAATCTTGCGGTACCTTGACGTCTGCGACGGCAACATGGAGGAAGGCTCCTTCCGCTGCGACGCAAACGTCAGCATAAGGCCCGTGGGCCAGGAGAAATTCGGAACGCGAGCAGAGCTTAAAAACATGAACTCCTTCAAAAACGTGGAAAAGGCCATTGCGTACGAGGTCGCCCGCCAGACGGCGGTCATCGAGGACGGCGGAAGCGTGGTGCAGGAAACCAGGCTATGGGACGCCAACGCCGGGAAAACCCTTCCCATGCGGGGCAAGGAGGAGGCCCACGACTACCGGTATTTCCCGGACCCGGACCTTATACCGCTCATGGTTTTCCAGCAGTGGGAAAACGGGATGAAGGCGCTTCTGCCTGAGCTTCCGGACGCCAAGAAGGCCCGGTTCATGTCCCAATACGGCCTTTCCGACTATGATGCCGGGGTCCTGACCACCGAGCGCGACATCGCCGATTATTTCGAGGCCGTAGTGAACGAGGGCAACTGCGAGCCCAAGCAGGCCGCCAACTGGGTTACCGGCGGGCTTTCTGCCCTTCTCAACGAAAAGGGCCTTTCAATCGCCGGGTCCCCGATAAGCGCGGCATCCCTGGCCGCCATGCTGAAACTCATTGAATCCGGCGTCATTTCCGGAAAGATCGCCAAGACGGTTTTCGAGGAAATGGCAACTACCGGCAAGGCCCCGGACGTCATCGTGAAGGAAAAGGGCCTGGTGCAGGTTTCGGACACCTCGGTCATCGAAAAGGCCGTGGACGAGGTGTTGGCGGAAAGCCCCGCCGAGGTGGAGGGCTACAAGGGCGGCAAGGTGAAGCTCATGGGCTTTTTCGTGGGGGCCGTCATGAAAAAAACAAGGGGCAAGGCCAACCCGCAGTTGGTGAACGAGCTTCTGAAAAAGCGCCTGGAGAATTGA
- a CDS encoding DUF2065 domain-containing protein, with protein sequence MDFVLCVLGAALVLEGLPFFLFPGRMKEALLEMAKNEDRALRTLGFCILVTGAVFLWFGGR encoded by the coding sequence ATGGATTTTGTGTTATGCGTTCTTGGTGCGGCCCTTGTTTTGGAGGGGCTGCCGTTTTTCCTTTTTCCGGGCAGGATGAAGGAGGCCCTTTTGGAGATGGCCAAAAACGAGGACAGGGCCCTTCGCACCCTGGGTTTCTGCATCCTGGTGACCGGCGCGGTCTTTCTGTGGTTCGGGGGGCGGTGA
- the queA gene encoding tRNA preQ1(34) S-adenosylmethionine ribosyltransferase-isomerase QueA encodes MEISAYHYDLPDELIAQVPRPDRESSRLLTLDKNSGAVSHSRFSDVASLLRPGDLLVMNDTRVIRARLLGTKDTGGFCEAMIMDFAGGMEEAGRTGSFTTSCLLRSAKTPKIGRRIFFDGGHCAEIISGADGIYTLAFSFGTEALEILETIGRVPLPPYIKRSADASAFDDSASYQTVYAKENGAVAAPTAGLHFTGELLKNLNAVGVETASVTLHVGYGTFAPVRVDDVRLHRVHAERYTVPEQTANAVNRAKGEGRRVIAVGTTSTRTLEFCADPSGRVSAGSGLCDLCILPGYRFRAVEGLITNFHLPRTSLLFLVSALAGRERILAAYREAVQHQYRFFSYGDAMFIV; translated from the coding sequence ATCGAAATTTCCGCCTACCACTACGATCTTCCAGATGAACTCATAGCCCAGGTTCCCAGGCCCGACCGCGAAAGCTCCCGGCTTCTTACGCTGGACAAAAATTCCGGGGCGGTTTCACACTCGCGTTTTTCGGACGTGGCAAGCCTTCTTCGCCCCGGCGATTTGCTGGTGATGAACGACACCAGGGTCATCCGGGCCCGCCTTCTGGGAACCAAGGACACCGGCGGCTTCTGCGAGGCCATGATAATGGACTTTGCGGGAGGCATGGAGGAAGCGGGGCGAACCGGCTCATTCACCACGTCCTGCTTGTTGCGGTCCGCCAAGACCCCGAAAATCGGGCGACGCATTTTCTTCGACGGCGGACATTGTGCAGAAATTATTTCAGGAGCAGACGGCATCTACACCCTGGCCTTCTCCTTCGGAACCGAGGCTCTGGAAATTCTCGAAACCATAGGCCGGGTTCCGCTTCCGCCTTATATCAAAAGGAGTGCGGACGCATCCGCCTTTGACGATTCGGCCTCTTACCAGACGGTTTATGCCAAAGAAAACGGGGCCGTGGCCGCGCCCACGGCGGGGCTTCACTTTACAGGGGAGCTTCTGAAAAACCTGAATGCAGTGGGGGTTGAGACTGCCAGCGTAACCTTGCATGTGGGCTACGGCACCTTCGCGCCGGTGCGGGTGGACGACGTGCGCCTTCACAGGGTCCACGCCGAGCGCTACACCGTGCCGGAGCAAACGGCCAACGCCGTCAACCGGGCGAAAGGGGAGGGCCGCCGGGTCATCGCCGTGGGGACCACGTCCACCCGCACCCTGGAGTTTTGCGCCGATCCCTCTGGCCGCGTCAGCGCCGGAAGCGGCCTTTGTGACCTCTGCATCCTTCCCGGATACCGCTTCCGCGCCGTTGAGGGGCTAATCACCAACTTCCACCTTCCCCGCACGAGCCTCCTTTTCCTGGTGAGCGCCCTTGCCGGGCGCGAGCGTATTCTGGCCGCCTACCGTGAGGCGGTCCAACATCAATACCGCTTTTTCAGCTACGGGGATGCCATGTTTATTGTATAA
- a CDS encoding ammonium transporter produces MTKKSAVLSILSLYFAFPALAAAADPHGVDTGITAWMLTSTALVLLMVPGLAMFYGGLVRSKNVLGTMMHSMIAIPVIGVLWVAVGYSLAFGDSILGGFVGWKGDYFFLRGIDDTIVNGVPEYVIAMFQGKFAIITPALIAGALAERVYFRGYILFIVLWFLLVYCPLCHWIWSPSGWLFNSGAAGVIDLAGGLVIHVSAGFSALVVAIFLGPRKGYPKTPMLPNNLVMTIMGAGILWVGWFGFNAGSTVQSGLDTARALTMTQVSAASGAFTWVIIEAIHYRKATSLGLVSGILAGLVAITPAAGVVQPWGALILGALSSCICYAALQLKGRFGYDDSLDCFGVHGVGSGMGVLLLAFFVRPSWMTNAASKVAGWNAFSQFGIQAMGFTVTVALAVAATAAICFIVQKTVGFRIDEESEVAGLDYALHGERGYSINNVEG; encoded by the coding sequence ATGACCAAGAAATCCGCAGTGTTATCCATTTTATCACTATACTTCGCTTTCCCGGCGCTGGCAGCCGCAGCGGACCCCCACGGCGTTGACACCGGCATAACCGCCTGGATGCTCACCTCCACCGCCCTGGTGCTTTTAATGGTGCCGGGGCTCGCCATGTTTTACGGCGGGCTTGTGCGGTCCAAGAACGTATTGGGAACCATGATGCACAGCATGATAGCAATTCCCGTGATCGGGGTCCTGTGGGTGGCGGTGGGCTATTCCCTGGCCTTCGGGGACAGCATCCTGGGCGGCTTCGTGGGCTGGAAGGGAGATTACTTCTTTTTGAGGGGAATTGACGACACCATCGTAAACGGCGTTCCCGAATACGTCATCGCCATGTTCCAGGGAAAATTCGCCATCATCACCCCGGCCCTCATCGCCGGAGCCCTGGCCGAGCGGGTCTATTTCAGGGGTTACATCCTCTTTATCGTCCTGTGGTTTCTCCTGGTCTACTGCCCCCTGTGCCACTGGATTTGGTCGCCTTCGGGCTGGCTTTTCAACTCTGGCGCGGCGGGCGTGATAGACCTTGCGGGCGGGCTGGTGATCCACGTGTCAGCCGGGTTTTCGGCCCTTGTGGTGGCGATCTTCCTGGGGCCGCGCAAGGGCTATCCCAAGACCCCCATGCTGCCCAACAACCTTGTCATGACCATAATGGGAGCCGGAATCCTGTGGGTGGGCTGGTTCGGCTTCAACGCAGGCTCCACGGTGCAGAGCGGCCTGGACACAGCCCGCGCCCTCACCATGACCCAGGTTTCCGCAGCCAGCGGCGCGTTTACGTGGGTCATCATCGAGGCCATCCATTACCGCAAGGCCACATCCCTTGGCCTTGTCTCAGGTATTCTTGCGGGGCTCGTGGCCATAACACCTGCGGCGGGCGTGGTTCAGCCCTGGGGGGCTCTCATCCTTGGCGCGCTTTCATCCTGCATCTGTTACGCCGCCCTTCAGTTGAAGGGCCGGTTCGGCTATGACGACAGCCTGGACTGCTTCGGCGTTCACGGCGTGGGAAGCGGCATGGGAGTCCTCCTGCTGGCCTTTTTCGTGCGGCCAAGCTGGATGACCAATGCCGCCTCCAAGGTCGCGGGCTGGAACGCCTTTTCACAGTTCGGCATCCAGGCGATGGGCTTTACCGTCACGGTGGCCCTTGCGGTGGCGGCCACGGCGGCCATCTGTTTCATCGTGCAGAAAACCGTCGGATTCAGAATAGACGAGGAAAGCGAAGTTGCGGGTCTCGATTACGCCCTTCACGGCGAAAGAGGTTATAGTATTAATAATGTTGAGGGTTAA